The DNA sequence CTTGAAAAAACGGGCCCTAGAAGAATACCTGGCCTCGGAACAGGGTCGCCGCAGTGCGGAGATCTTGCTGATATCAGAAGTGGCCAACGCCTATCTGACCCTGGCGGCGGATCGGGAAAACCTCAAACTGGCTCGATCCACCCTTGAGACCCAGCAGGCTGCTTACAATCTGATCCGACGGAGGTTTGAAGTTGGCTTTGCACCCGAACTGGATCTGCGTCAGGTACAAACCAGAGTGGATACAGCCCGAGTGGACGTGGCGCGCTATACTGAATTGACGGCTCAAGATGAAAATGCCTTACACCTGTTGGCCGGATCACCCATTCCGGCCGACCTGTTGCCGAGAGAATTGAGCCTGGTCAAACCCTTGCCGGATGTATCCCCCGGCACGTCTTCGGAGGTGCTCCTGCGCCGTCCCGATATTCTTCAGGCAGAGCATGTCCTCAAGGCCGCCAATGCCAATATCGGCGCGGCCCGCGCCGCTTTCTTCCCCCGCATTTCACTTACCTCGGCGATTGGTACCGCCAGCGGCGACCTATCGGGACTGTTTGAGACCGGTTCCTTTGTCTGGAGTTACGCTCCTCGAATCGTTCTGCCGATCTTCGATGCCCGCACCCGGCCAGCATTGGAGGCCACTCAGGTAGCAAGGAAGATTGCCCTGGCGCAATACGAACGATCGATCCAAATCGCTTTTCGGGAAACCGCTGATGCGCTTGCCAGCCGAGGCACGCTGGGAGACCGGATGGCAGCCCAGCAATCTCTGGTCGATGCCACTGCCAGAACCTACCAGCTCTCCAATGCGCGCTATGAAAAGGGGATCGACATCTATCTAAACGTGCTGGATGCGCAACGCTCTCTTTATGCCGCACAGCAGGGTCTCATCGCCATCCGCCTGGCCAAATTAGTCAATCAGGTGCGGCTTTATGAGGTGTTGGGAGGGGGCGGCGACGCCAGCACCTCACCTGAAGGTTTATAATCCTGGATCATTCCGCAGGAAAAGATGGAAATTAGCATATCTATGTAATAGAATGGGATAATCTAACAATTCGAGATCTCAAAGATGCTCGATAATGGGAAAAGCCAAAAAGAGATAATCCGACCGGATGTTAACCGGGCCAAGAGGCCTTAAAACCATTTTTGACTACGGTGGCCAAGGTTGCCGCTTAATCTCGGTTAAAAATAGTTAATATAATAATCAAATATGAATATGATATTAATCGGAAGTTTAGCCAGTCTTTTAGCTGGCCTGGCTACTGGCATAGGAGCCATATTAGTTTTTTTTATACCTGAACCTTCTGATAAGTTCCTTGATGCTTCACTCGGATTTGCTGCAGGTGTTATGCTGGCAGCAAGTTCATTCAGTTTAATTGTGCCTGCAATTGAAATTGGGGGAATTTGGAAAACAGTAATAGGAATTATTACAGGAACCGTATTCCTGTTCTACGCGGAAAGACTTATTCCTCATGCACATTATGTAGCAGGAGTTAAGGGTCCCCCAACAAAGCTTAGTAAAATATGGTTATTTATTCTGGCTATAACTATTCATAACTTTCCTGAAGGTATGGCTGTTGGAGTAGGTTATGGTGGCGGTGATATTAAAGCGGGAACCAGCTTAGCAATTGGAATAGGACTCCAAAATATGCCTGAAGGATTAGCTGTTGCATTCCCTTTGTTAAGAGAGGGAAGTACGAGAAGTAAAGCTTTCCTGATAGCTCTATTGACTGGTTTGGTGGAACCATTTGGAGGATTTTTGGGAATATCCGTCGTTTCTTTAGGGAAATTCCTTCTTCCTTATGGTTTGGCATTTGCTGCCGGAGCTATGCTTCTTGTGATAACCGAAGAAATAATACCTGAAACTCATTCTCGAGGCAATGACCGGGAAGCTAGCATAGGTGTGATTCTTGGTTTTATTATTATGATGGTTTTTGATAATATCTTTAGTTAAAAAATAAAATAGCATTAACACGATGCAGGGAACTTCTCATTCGTCAATGAAATAAACAAACGAGTTGATGTTAGATGAAGGCTTTCAAAAATGCTGATTATAAACTTATAGTTGCATAATTGCGGTTAATGAACCAATTTCTTTCAAGAGAATGACATTATTTAATGATCTCAATTCATGCATAAGTGGTGGAAGTGTATTTCGAGAAATTTGGTGATTGCAACCGGCGCTGCCCGGCAGCGCCCATTAAATCAAGACAAGGAGAAAAACCATGGCAGACAAAGAGATCCTTTTTTCGGACAAGGACCAGCAAGAGATCGAAGCTATTGTCATCGACAGGGATAAAGACGAAGCCCTGCGTTTTCTGAACAAACTGCTGGAATGGATAAAAGGCCATCCCGGCCGTGTCTGCGGCCCGGCGCCCATTCAATAATTTGCGCCCTTAATGGCTTTCAGAGAGAATCTGGAAAGGCTGGCTCTGGTGGTTGACACTTATGCCTACCAGGTCGGCCTTTCCGTGTTGTAGGCTTTTGCTGAGTACCAGGATATGCGTTATCTGGCCTGCCTGGGGGATTGCTTTTTGGTACCTTTCCAGTCCTAACTCCAGATGGATCAGAGGCACCGGTTGTATAAGGTATTCGACGCGTATGGCCCAGGAATGCCCGAGGCCACAGGGCGCAGTATCGCCTTGAATCTGTCCGATCAGATCTACCTGCCCACACCCCGGCCTTTCTCTGTACTTATTGTCTCTTTCGGGGAATTGAGGAATTTTATATTTTTTGGATTCCCGGACTGCCTCGCTTCCTCAGAATGACGGGTGTGGAGGCTTTGCAGCGCCTTACTGCAATTATCAGTTGTATCCCCCTGTAAAACCTAACCTGACTGTGCCTGGTGGTCATCGTTCGTTAAGCCTTGGTTTGCCCAGAACGTCGTTTGAAAAGGAAGTAAAGGGCCAGGCCCGCTGCGATGGCGGCCAAGCCGGTGAGTGAAACATAAGGCTTGTTGATGATGGAAAAAAGGATAATCCAGAGATTGCCTGCCATAAACAAGATGGGGGTGAAAGGATACCCCAGGGTTTTATAAGGCAAGTCCGGAGCTGGTTGCCGGTGCCGCAAAACCATGAGCCCCGCCACGGTGATCAGGGAGAACAGCGACAGGGTGAAACCGATAAAGATCAGCAAATTTTCGAAGGAGGCGGTCAGCACCATACCCAGAGCCAGGCTGCCCTGGAGCCAAATGGCGTTGGCCGGGGTGCCGGAGCGGCTGCTCACCCTGCTGAGGCCCGAGAAAAACAGCCCGTCTTGCGCCATGGCCAGATAGACCCGAGGGCCGGTCATCATCATGGCGCTGATGAGGGACAGGAGGCTTAAAGCGATAACTGCGGCAAACGTCCGGCTGACCTCGGGGCCAAACAAGGCCAGGGCGGCCTTTTCTCCTACTTCCAGGACGCCGCTCATCTCCTGGACCGGCAGGCCATAGAGAAAGATCACATTGATAAGCAGGTATAGGACGGTAACCACCAGGGTGCCGCACACTAAAGCCAGGGGAATATTGCGGGTGGGTTGGGAGATTTCACTGCCCATATAGGCCGCGGCATTCCAGCCGCTGTAGGCGAAA is a window from the Desulfobacca acetoxidans DSM 11109 genome containing:
- a CDS encoding efflux transporter outer membrane subunit codes for the protein MMREILSFCALTALLLTGCTMAPPYSRPEAPIPQDWPSGPAYKDAFSKPDAALAVEVQWRKFFNDHRLQTVIAMALKNNRDLRVAALNVEKARALYRVQRAELFPTLETGISAKKERVKISGTQGMVNLEEYSINLGISSWEIDFFGRIRSLKKRALEEYLASEQGRRSAEILLISEVANAYLTLAADRENLKLARSTLETQQAAYNLIRRRFEVGFAPELDLRQVQTRVDTARVDVARYTELTAQDENALHLLAGSPIPADLLPRELSLVKPLPDVSPGTSSEVLLRRPDILQAEHVLKAANANIGAARAAFFPRISLTSAIGTASGDLSGLFETGSFVWSYAPRIVLPIFDARTRPALEATQVARKIALAQYERSIQIAFRETADALASRGTLGDRMAAQQSLVDATARTYQLSNARYEKGIDIYLNVLDAQRSLYAAQQGLIAIRLAKLVNQVRLYEVLGGGGDASTSPEGL
- a CDS encoding ZIP family metal transporter, producing the protein MNMILIGSLASLLAGLATGIGAILVFFIPEPSDKFLDASLGFAAGVMLAASSFSLIVPAIEIGGIWKTVIGIITGTVFLFYAERLIPHAHYVAGVKGPPTKLSKIWLFILAITIHNFPEGMAVGVGYGGGDIKAGTSLAIGIGLQNMPEGLAVAFPLLREGSTRSKAFLIALLTGLVEPFGGFLGISVVSLGKFLLPYGLAFAAGAMLLVITEEIIPETHSRGNDREASIGVILGFIIMMVFDNIFS